The genomic region GCCTCAGTCGCGCGCGCAGCCGGCCTTGGCGGCGAGCGTCTGCAACAGGGGTTTGAGCGCCGGCATGTCGTAGCCCGCCGCCTTCACCCGCGCGAGCGCCCGTTCCACCGGCTCGCCGTCGATGGCGACCTCCCTGGCGGCCAGCAGCGCCGCCGAGCGCGCGCCGCTGCGGCAGTAGGCGAGGGCGTGACCGCTGTTGGCCGCCAGCGCCCGGGCAAGCTCCTCGAGCTGCTGGCGCCGCGTGATGTCATGAAGCGCCGCGACCGGCAGATGAAGGAAGGCGATCCCCGCCGCGGCCGCGGCGGCGGCCGTCCGGGCGGCGCTCGGCTGGCCGCGGTCCTCGCCGTCCGGGCGGTTGCACACGAGAAGGGTAACTCCGGCTTCTCTCAGCGCCGGAAGCATCTCGAGCGCGATCTGGGGAGCGACGTAAATCCCGGGCGCGAACTCCCTTCCCGTCATGGGCGCGTCCTCAAAGCCGATCTCCTCCCTGCCCGGCCCCGGGCCGCTCGCGGCCGGGACGTCGCGCGGTCAAGGACTTGCGTTGCTTTCGGCGTTCTGTCAAGCAGATGGTCGCGGGAGCCCGGCGGGCGGGAGGGGCGCGCGATGGCCTGCGGAAGGAAGGACGAGGCGTTGCCGGCCGGTGGGCTTGCGGTGGTTCTGCGGCGGGGGCGGAAAGGCTTGCGCCGGCGCAGGATGGGTGTGATGCGCATGGCGGGCGTCGCCGCGCTCGCTGTGCTTCTCCTGTCCGTTCCCCGCCAGGCGGTCGAGGCGCAGGCCGATGACGGCCTCAAGGAGGTCACCGCCGCGGCGCTGTGGCAGGCCGCCGGCCAGTCCCGCGACCGGCAGGCGATCGCCCGCCTGCTGCAGCAGGCGATCCGCGGCGCGGGCAACAGCTGCGCCTGGGTGTCCGACTATCAGATCGTGGAACGGACGGACAGCCGGCTGCTGTTCAAGGCCAAATGCCCCGGCATGCCGCTCTACGGCGTGCGGATCACCCGCGGCGAGGGCCTTGAGCTCACGGTCGTGGGCGGCGACGGGCTCGTCGGCGCGTTCTCGGCGGCCGACGGCGAGATCGTCAGCTTCGACCACCCGCCCTCGGCCGGCATCTTCTCCGCTCCGCCCGCCGAACGCGAGGAGCGCACGGCCGGCGAGCCCGCGCCCGTCCTGCTGCTCGGGGCGGCCCTCAACATCCTGCTGCTCGTCCTGTTCGTCGCCGCGGTGGTCGCCGCGGTCCTCGTCATCCGGCGCGCGCAGCCGCTGCCGCCCATGGATTCGGCGACGAAGAACCGGCTGATGCTGCAGGCCCGCGAGGTGCTGCCCAATGTCTACCGGCATCCCGACGGCTTCTACATCGTGCGCGGGCGCCACGGCCGGCGCCGCATCTTTCCCTGGCTCGTCTGCGCGCTGCTCTACCGCGATCTGGGGTTCCGGGTGCTCGAGCACCGCGCCCTGCGGTTTTCGGGCCTGCCCGGGGACGCGGAGTGACGCCCGGCGCCGGGCTCACCGCAGCCAGCCCGCATCCGCCCCGCGCAGGCCCATGAGATGCAGCGCATGCGCGAGCGCGAGCAGCGCGACGAGCACGGCGAGAAAAAGCCACAGCTCCGGCGCGACAAGGGGCACGCGGTGCCGGCGCGCCGGCCGGCGCATGCGCCAGGACAGCAAGGCGGCCGCGCCGAGGGCGGCAACGAGCAGCGCAAGCGTCGCCCCGAGCTCCATCCGGTCTCCTTCTCCCGTCGGTCGCGCATGCGCCGGCGACCGCCACAAAAGCCGTTGCCTCGCCCCCGCTCTCCCGCTATAAGCCGGGGCGCCGCCGGGGCAACCCCCGGGCATGCGGTGAAGGCCCGTGGCGGCATTCGTGCGGCGGGGCATGCGCCGCTTTCTCGACGGGCGCGTAGCTCAGGGGTAGAGCACTGTGTTCACACCGCAGGGGTCGCAAGTTCGAATCTTGCCGCGCCCACCATTCCACGTCTTCTTTCGCCACGTGTCCCAACTCCCTGCGCCGCAGCGCTGACGCCTCGCCCGCCTTGCCAAGGGTCGTCCTTGTGCTCTAATCCGCGCTGACCGGCGCGCGCCGCGACGGGGCGTGCGCGCCGGGGAGGAGACGTCCTGCGGGAGCGGATGAAGGGGAGGACAGCCATGGCGGTCATCGCCGAAGGACAGCACGAGAACTGGTCGTCGCGGCTCGGGTTCATTCTCGCGGCCGTGGGAAGCGCCGTCGGCCTCGGGAACGTGTGGCGCTTTCCCTATCAGGCCGGCGAGGGCGGCGGTGCCGCCTTCGTCATCGTCTACCTGCTCTTCGTCTTCGGCATCGGCGTGCCGGTGATGATCGCGGAATGGACGCTCGGCCGGCGCGGGCGGATGAGCCCGCCGAACGCCGTGCGGCGCGTGGCCGAGATGGAGGGACGCAGCCCGCGCTGGTCGATCATCGGCTGGATGGGCACGATCGGCGGCTTCTTCGTGCTGAGCTACTATTCGGTCATCGCCGGCATGACCGTCGCCTACATGGTCAAGAGCCTCTCAGGCGAGGCGGCGGCCGTGCCTTCAGGTGACGCCTCCCAGCATCTCTTCGCCGCCTTCGTCGGCGACTTCTGGGCGCTGCTCGGCTGGCATGCGGTCTTCATGCTGCTGACCGTCTTCGTGGTCGCCCGCGGGATCACCGGCGGCATCGAGCAGGCGGCGAAATGGCTGATGCCCGCGCTGTTCGCTCTGCTCGCCTTTCTCGTCGTCTACGCGCTCGCGGTCGGAGATGCGGGGCGGGCGCTCGCCTTCCTGTTCAGGCCGGACTTCTCGAAGCTTACGCTCGATGCCGTGCTCGGGGCGCTGGGCCAGGCCTTCTTTTCGCTGTCGCTGGCACTCGGCTCGATGATGGTCTACGGCGCCTATGTGCCGCGCGAGATCTCGCTGCCGCGCTCGGCGCTGATCGTGGCCGGCGCGGATACGGCCGTCGCCCTGCTGGCGGGGCTTGCGATCTTCCCCATCGTGTTCGCCTACCACCTCGACCCCGCGCAGGGCATGGGCCTCGTATTCGTGACGCTTCCGATCGCCTTTTCGCAGATGCCCGGCGGCCTGCTGGTGGGCGGCGCCTTCTTCCTGCTGCTCGCGATCGCGGCGCTCACCTCCTCGATCTCGCTTCTCGAGCCGCTCGTGTCCTGGCTGGAGGAGCATCGCGGAATCTCGCGCGCAAAGGGCGCCCTCATCGGCGGCGGCGGCGCCTTCGCGCTCGGAATTCTCTCGGTGCTCTCCTTCAACGGCCTCGCCGACGTGACCTTCTGGCGCGGCACCTTTCTCGACAATCTGGACTTTCTGACCAACAACGTCCTGATGCCGGTGGGCGGGCTGCTGATCGCGCTGTTCGTCGGCTGGATGATGGCGGAGAAGAACCTGCGGGAAGAGCTGCCGCATCTGAGCGAGCGCCTCTTCCGCCTCTACCGCCGCCAGATCGCCTATGTGGCGCCGATCGCGCTGCTTGCCATCTTCTTCAATGTCTCG from Rhodothalassiaceae bacterium harbors:
- a CDS encoding sodium-dependent transporter is translated as MAVIAEGQHENWSSRLGFILAAVGSAVGLGNVWRFPYQAGEGGGAAFVIVYLLFVFGIGVPVMIAEWTLGRRGRMSPPNAVRRVAEMEGRSPRWSIIGWMGTIGGFFVLSYYSVIAGMTVAYMVKSLSGEAAAVPSGDASQHLFAAFVGDFWALLGWHAVFMLLTVFVVARGITGGIEQAAKWLMPALFALLAFLVVYALAVGDAGRALAFLFRPDFSKLTLDAVLGALGQAFFSLSLALGSMMVYGAYVPREISLPRSALIVAGADTAVALLAGLAIFPIVFAYHLDPAQGMGLVFVTLPIAFSQMPGGLLVGGAFFLLLAIAALTSSISLLEPLVSWLEEHRGISRAKGALIGGGGAFALGILSVLSFNGLADVTFWRGTFLDNLDFLTNNVLMPVGGLLIALFVGWMMAEKNLREELPHLSERLFRLYRRQIAYVAPIALLAIFFNVSGAQTLVLQIISLAGYGVPDEPWQQMLHATVVAIVVFLPTLIAIQRRHPQAGLFVFTNAVAGWTPVGWLFCLYWAHRTRLLVDEDEATSAG